One genomic window of Halovivax cerinus includes the following:
- a CDS encoding 8-oxo-dGTP diphosphatase, giving the protein MIEGTLCFVVDDDEVLLIEKRRGLGEGWYNGPGGKREDGETIRECAVRETREEVGIDVDTPALSKAGELTFRLDGDPQIHCHVFRTHRFDGDPRPSEEARPKWFAIDEVPYDRMWEDDRHWLPGVLDGRTVDGTFHFEGGEPLDEADFVDYDIEWDVSFDE; this is encoded by the coding sequence ATGATCGAGGGGACGCTGTGTTTCGTCGTCGACGACGATGAGGTGTTACTCATCGAGAAACGCCGCGGGCTCGGCGAGGGGTGGTACAACGGGCCGGGCGGCAAGCGCGAAGACGGCGAGACGATCCGCGAGTGCGCGGTCCGGGAGACTCGCGAAGAGGTCGGTATCGACGTCGACACTCCGGCGCTCTCGAAGGCGGGCGAACTCACCTTTCGGCTCGACGGTGACCCGCAGATCCACTGCCACGTCTTCCGGACGCACCGGTTCGACGGCGACCCGCGCCCCTCCGAGGAGGCCCGTCCCAAGTGGTTCGCGATCGACGAGGTTCCCTACGACCGGATGTGGGAGGACGACCGTCACTGGCTACCGGGGGTGCTCGACGGACGAACGGTCGACGGCACCTTCCACTTCGAGGGCGGTGAGCCGCTCGACGAGGCCGATTTCGTCGATTACGACATAGAGTGGGACGTATCGTTCGACGAGTGA
- the proS gene encoding proline--tRNA ligase, with translation MSDDAQDLGITESKSHKPGEWYAEVVQKADLADYAPMGGFIVTKPRGYALWEGIQDALDGWFKETGVDNAYFPMFIPESFLEREKDIVEGFDPEVAWVTQGGHDELEERLAVRPTSESIIAPFMADWIRSHRDLPMRLNQWCSVVRWEATETKPFFRTKEFLWQEGHTAHATDGEAWEEVWTRLDQYARVLEEVLAVPVLRGRKPDHDKFPGAETTTCVEALMPDGKSVQSATSHHLGQSFAEAFDITFADEAEDEQTAFTTSWGLSWRALGAMIMTHSDDQGLVLPPTIAPTQVVIVPIWQADTKEDVLEYSEGIATDLETAGFSVELDDRDERNPGFKFNEHELNGVPLRLEIGPNEVDDEEVTLVHRPDSEQTVADRDGIVDAVDAHLDQIFEKLYDAAAANLDENVREAHSPEKILGTIGQHGGYVKTPWCGDEACETVIKDEIAAEIVMQPVDDQGGASAGEPVRPDEDATCGVCDEPADEIAYFAKSY, from the coding sequence ATGAGCGATGACGCGCAGGATCTCGGGATCACCGAGTCCAAGTCACACAAGCCCGGCGAGTGGTACGCGGAGGTCGTCCAGAAGGCGGATCTGGCCGACTACGCGCCGATGGGCGGCTTTATCGTCACGAAACCTCGGGGGTACGCCCTCTGGGAGGGAATTCAGGACGCGTTAGACGGCTGGTTCAAGGAGACCGGCGTCGACAACGCCTACTTCCCGATGTTCATCCCGGAGAGTTTCTTAGAACGCGAGAAGGACATCGTCGAGGGGTTCGACCCCGAGGTCGCCTGGGTCACGCAGGGCGGCCACGACGAGCTCGAAGAACGCCTCGCGGTGCGCCCGACTAGCGAGTCGATCATCGCACCGTTCATGGCCGACTGGATCCGCAGCCACCGAGACTTGCCGATGCGACTCAACCAGTGGTGTTCGGTCGTCCGCTGGGAAGCCACGGAGACCAAGCCCTTCTTCCGCACCAAGGAGTTCCTCTGGCAGGAGGGCCACACCGCCCACGCGACCGACGGCGAGGCCTGGGAGGAAGTCTGGACCCGACTCGACCAGTACGCGCGCGTGCTGGAGGAGGTACTCGCAGTGCCGGTTCTCCGGGGGAGGAAGCCCGACCACGACAAGTTCCCGGGCGCGGAGACGACGACCTGCGTCGAGGCGCTGATGCCCGACGGCAAGTCCGTCCAGAGCGCGACCAGTCACCACCTCGGCCAGAGCTTCGCCGAGGCGTTCGACATCACCTTCGCCGACGAAGCCGAGGACGAACAGACCGCGTTCACCACCTCGTGGGGACTGTCCTGGCGCGCACTGGGCGCGATGATCATGACCCACTCAGACGATCAGGGGCTGGTCCTCCCGCCCACGATCGCCCCCACGCAGGTCGTCATCGTCCCCATCTGGCAGGCCGACACGAAAGAGGACGTCCTCGAGTACTCCGAGGGCATCGCCACGGACCTCGAGACGGCCGGGTTCAGCGTCGAACTCGACGATCGCGACGAGCGCAACCCCGGCTTCAAGTTCAACGAACACGAGCTCAACGGCGTCCCGCTCCGCCTCGAGATCGGCCCGAACGAGGTCGACGACGAGGAGGTCACGCTCGTCCACCGCCCCGACAGCGAGCAGACCGTCGCCGACCGCGACGGTATCGTCGACGCGGTCGACGCCCACCTCGACCAAATCTTCGAGAAACTCTACGACGCGGCCGCGGCGAATCTCGACGAAAACGTCCGGGAAGCCCACTCCCCCGAGAAGATCCTCGGGACGATCGGCCAACACGGTGGCTACGTGAAGACGCCGTGGTGCGGCGACGAGGCTTGCGAGACCGTCATCAAGGACGAAATCGCGGCCGAGATCGTCATGCAACCCGTCGACGATCAGGGCGGTGCCTCCGCGGGCGAACCCGTCCGCCCCGACGAAGACGCGACCTGCGGCGTCTGTGACGAACCCGCCGACGAGATCGCGTACTTCGCAAAGTCCTACTGA
- a CDS encoding CBS domain-containing protein — MEDIFVARLMSSDVYTVSPDALVEDAATAMLEHDIGSAVVVDESNAICGILTGTDFVRIVAERKPKDRTPVSAYMTEDVVTASAQDSVHEMAELMIDHGFKHVPIVDDTEGVIGMLSTTDLTAYLSRRDRPNEIAGDV; from the coding sequence ATGGAAGACATTTTCGTCGCCCGACTCATGTCGAGTGACGTGTACACGGTCTCTCCGGACGCCCTCGTCGAGGACGCCGCGACCGCGATGTTAGAGCACGACATCGGATCGGCCGTCGTGGTCGACGAGTCGAACGCGATCTGCGGCATCCTCACCGGCACCGACTTCGTTCGAATCGTCGCCGAGCGAAAGCCGAAGGACCGGACGCCCGTCTCGGCGTACATGACCGAAGACGTCGTGACGGCGAGTGCCCAGGACTCCGTCCACGAGATGGCCGAGCTGATGATCGACCACGGCTTCAAGCACGTCCCGATCGTCGACGATACCGAAGGCGTCATCGGCATGCTCTCGACGACCGACCTGACCGCCTACCTCTCGAGACGCGACCGGCCGAACGAGATCGCCGGCGACGTCTGA
- a CDS encoding type B DNA-directed DNA polymerase yields MTEGLFTVDYLDDGVVEWHATPDGVETVSNAEFTPTIYAIPDGDLSFEGLADRLDPHPLATKMELEPWRRGWRHGLEPVLRIDVPDIDAVDELASSLRDIGRPGDVKCFDVDFSREFRYCLETGQTPAPARDLRTLELTAPATAMVDDVHSTLSVGGKTVTDDPEAVVDGVERALDRRDPDVLVLSSSELVPRLYDAAEAVGRDDFELGRRPGWQTLAGASTFESYGQVGHSPARYNVPGRAIVDRSNTFFYEQSGLQGILDLARRSRKPLQETAWASIGNVLTAIQIAEARARNVLTPWTSWRHEFFKPMRTLHEADRGGYTFAPDVGVHEDVHELDFSSLYPNIIVTRNVSPETICCECHADRDDVPGLGYSICDERGYLADVLEPLISDRDSIKADIEETDDPGRQEALQQTSDAIKWILVSCFGYQGFSNAKFGRIECHEAINAYAREILLKAKQTLEANGWRVVHGIVDSLWVQARDEMAQTDLDDVAREITADAGIRLEYEGAFDWVAFVPMADSEAGALTKYFGRKRDGEYKFRGIEVRQHSTPAFVAECQRELIDVFDSTRSPEAVCDRLDRQLQRLRAGEVTPMELVIEVRSSKRLDEYTQSTRSVAALERAEAAGIGREPGQPVEYVVVDDSKSGRDRVQLPHEEIDRYDAEFYATELVRAAESVLSPAGWRERDIERYLADRVATTIGAY; encoded by the coding sequence ATGACCGAAGGGCTGTTCACAGTCGACTACCTGGACGACGGCGTCGTCGAGTGGCACGCGACGCCGGACGGCGTCGAAACCGTCTCGAACGCGGAGTTTACACCGACCATCTACGCCATCCCTGACGGCGACCTGTCGTTCGAGGGGCTCGCCGATCGCCTCGATCCGCATCCGCTCGCGACGAAGATGGAACTCGAGCCGTGGCGGCGCGGCTGGCGACACGGTCTCGAACCCGTCCTCCGGATCGACGTGCCGGATATCGACGCCGTCGACGAACTCGCGTCCTCCCTCCGTGACATCGGCCGGCCGGGGGACGTGAAGTGCTTCGACGTGGACTTCTCGCGTGAGTTTCGCTACTGTCTCGAAACGGGCCAGACCCCGGCGCCGGCGCGGGACCTGCGGACGCTCGAACTCACCGCACCGGCGACCGCGATGGTCGACGACGTCCACTCGACGCTGTCGGTCGGCGGGAAGACTGTTACCGACGACCCCGAGGCGGTGGTCGACGGCGTCGAGCGCGCTCTCGACCGTCGCGACCCGGACGTGCTCGTACTCTCGTCGAGCGAGCTCGTCCCCCGTCTGTACGACGCGGCCGAGGCGGTCGGGCGAGACGACTTCGAGCTAGGCCGGCGCCCAGGGTGGCAGACGCTCGCCGGTGCGTCGACCTTCGAGAGTTACGGGCAGGTCGGACACTCTCCGGCGCGGTACAACGTCCCCGGCCGAGCGATCGTCGACCGCTCGAACACGTTCTTCTACGAACAATCAGGCCTTCAGGGCATCCTCGACCTCGCTCGACGATCCCGAAAACCCCTCCAGGAAACAGCGTGGGCGTCGATCGGGAACGTCCTCACGGCGATCCAGATCGCCGAGGCGAGAGCGCGGAACGTTCTGACGCCGTGGACGTCCTGGCGTCACGAGTTCTTCAAGCCGATGCGGACGCTGCACGAGGCCGACCGCGGCGGCTACACGTTCGCGCCCGACGTCGGCGTCCACGAAGACGTCCACGAACTCGACTTTTCGAGTCTCTACCCGAATATCATCGTCACGCGGAACGTGAGTCCGGAGACGATCTGCTGTGAGTGTCACGCCGATCGCGATGACGTCCCTGGGCTCGGCTACTCGATCTGCGACGAACGGGGCTACCTGGCGGACGTCCTCGAGCCGTTGATCTCGGACCGAGATTCGATCAAGGCCGACATCGAAGAGACGGACGATCCGGGGCGGCAGGAAGCGCTGCAACAGACGTCGGACGCGATCAAGTGGATCCTCGTCTCCTGCTTCGGCTATCAGGGCTTCTCGAACGCGAAGTTCGGTCGCATCGAGTGTCACGAAGCGATCAACGCCTACGCCCGCGAGATCCTCCTGAAGGCCAAGCAGACCCTGGAGGCCAACGGCTGGCGAGTCGTCCACGGAATCGTCGACAGCCTGTGGGTACAGGCCCGCGACGAGATGGCACAGACGGATCTCGACGACGTCGCCCGCGAGATTACCGCCGACGCCGGGATTCGATTAGAGTACGAGGGTGCGTTCGACTGGGTGGCGTTCGTCCCGATGGCCGACAGCGAGGCCGGCGCGCTGACGAAGTATTTCGGCCGGAAGCGCGACGGCGAATACAAGTTTCGCGGGATCGAGGTGCGCCAGCACTCGACGCCAGCGTTCGTCGCCGAGTGCCAGCGCGAGTTGATCGATGTGTTCGATTCGACGCGGTCACCGGAGGCCGTCTGCGATCGCCTCGACCGGCAGTTACAGCGGCTTCGAGCGGGCGAGGTGACCCCGATGGAGCTCGTGATCGAGGTTCGTAGTTCGAAGCGACTGGATGAGTACACGCAATCGACGCGGTCGGTGGCGGCACTGGAGCGAGCTGAAGCCGCCGGGATCGGTCGCGAACCCGGCCAACCCGTCGAGTACGTGGTCGTCGACGATTCGAAATCGGGCCGCGACCGCGTACAGCTTCCCCACGAGGAGATCGACCGCTACGACGCAGAGTTCTACGCGACCGAACTCGTTCGAGCGGCCGAGAGCGTGCTCTCTCCGGCTGGGTGGCGTGAGAGAGACATAGAGCGGTACCTGGCCGATCGCGTGGCGACGACGATCGGAGCGTACTGA